Proteins encoded within one genomic window of Mycolicibacterium monacense:
- the cmrA gene encoding mycolate reductase (Catalyzes the final step in mycolic acid biosynthesis.), whose translation MPVPAPRPDARAVVTGASQNIGEALATELAARGHHLIITARREEVLTTLATRLTERYGVTVEVRPVDLADPAARTALCDELATREISILCANAGTATFGPVARLDPADEKAQVQLNVLGVHDLVLAVLPGMVARRSGGILISGSAAGNSPIPNNATYAATKAFVNTFSESLRGELKGAGVHVTLLAPGPVRETLPDEHEQSLVEKLIPDFLWISTEYTAKLSLDGLESNKMRVVPGVTSKAMSVASGYAPRAIVTPIVGAVYKKLGGD comes from the coding sequence ATGCCAGTACCCGCACCCCGCCCCGATGCCCGCGCGGTCGTGACCGGCGCGTCCCAGAACATCGGCGAAGCGCTGGCCACCGAGTTGGCCGCGCGTGGACACCACCTGATCATCACGGCGCGCCGCGAAGAAGTGCTCACCACGTTGGCGACCCGGCTGACCGAGCGCTACGGCGTGACGGTCGAGGTGCGCCCGGTGGACCTGGCCGATCCGGCCGCCCGCACCGCGCTGTGTGACGAGCTGGCCACCCGCGAGATCTCCATCCTGTGCGCCAACGCCGGGACCGCCACGTTCGGGCCCGTCGCGCGGCTCGACCCCGCCGACGAGAAGGCGCAGGTCCAGTTGAACGTGCTCGGCGTGCACGATCTGGTGCTCGCCGTGCTGCCCGGGATGGTGGCGCGTCGGTCCGGCGGCATCCTGATCTCCGGATCGGCGGCCGGGAACTCCCCCATCCCGAACAACGCGACCTACGCGGCGACCAAGGCGTTCGTCAACACCTTCAGCGAATCGCTGCGCGGTGAACTCAAGGGTGCCGGTGTGCACGTCACGCTGCTCGCGCCCGGCCCGGTGCGCGAGACCCTGCCCGACGAACACGAGCAGTCGCTGGTGGAGAAGCTCATCCCCGACTTCCTGTGGATCTCGACCGAGTACACCGCCAAACTCTCCCTCGACGGGCTGGAGAGCAACAAGATGCGGGTGGTTCCGGGGGTGACGTCGAAGGCCATGTCGGTGGCCAGCGGGTACGCCCCGCGCGCGATCGTCACGCCGATCGTCGGCGCGGTCTACAAGAAGCTCGGCGGCGACTGA
- a CDS encoding MmpS family transport accessory protein translates to MTESPRRDGAEPTQPLGNGYQGQPDPAYANQAPYGPAYQPPAAPNPTEQLSPYYQYGQYGYDPYATGQYGPGGPQQPPPEGPKSPMWLWVLAGAVVLLVVALVIALVITNSSRQQTVVAPAPSMPEPTATTSERPTTTSRIPTPVVPLPTTPRSSTAPSTPPPSESTETVTYDVVGEGRVINITYTDTGGVPQTEFNVALPWSKQVELPSPARSSARISIINVGRDVTCSVTINGAQVEQNTGSGLTFCVGMR, encoded by the coding sequence GGCCAGCCGGACCCCGCGTACGCCAACCAGGCCCCGTACGGTCCGGCGTATCAGCCTCCCGCCGCACCGAATCCGACGGAGCAGCTGTCGCCGTACTACCAGTACGGCCAGTACGGATACGACCCGTACGCGACCGGTCAGTACGGGCCAGGCGGCCCCCAGCAACCGCCTCCCGAGGGCCCCAAGTCGCCGATGTGGTTGTGGGTGCTGGCGGGCGCGGTCGTCCTGCTCGTCGTGGCGCTGGTGATCGCACTGGTCATCACCAACAGCTCCCGGCAGCAGACCGTGGTCGCACCGGCCCCCTCGATGCCCGAGCCCACCGCGACGACGTCGGAACGGCCCACCACCACCTCGCGCATCCCGACACCGGTGGTCCCGCTGCCGACCACACCGCGGTCGTCGACCGCGCCGTCCACGCCGCCGCCGTCGGAGTCGACCGAGACCGTCACCTACGACGTCGTCGGCGAGGGGCGCGTCATCAACATCACCTACACCGACACCGGCGGCGTCCCGCAGACCGAGTTCAACGTCGCCCTGCCGTGGAGCAAGCAGGTGGAGTTGCCGTCGCCGGCGCGCAGTTCGGCACGCATCAGCATCATCAACGTCGGACGCGACGTCACCTGTTCGGTGACGATCAACGGCGCGCAGGTGGAACAGAACACCGGGTCAGGGCTGACCTTCTGCGTCGGCATGCGCTAA
- a CDS encoding helicase HerA-like domain-containing protein, which produces MTSESTDGRAAGIAAGYATEGQALELGTVVVDGVADPAARVRIPLATVNRHGLVAGATGTGKTKSLQVLAEQLSAAGVPVLMADVKGDLSGLARPGEPGEKVSERAADTGDAWTPTAYPVEFLTLGTGGVGVPVRATVSSFGPILLSKVLGLNQTQESTLGLIFHWADQKGLPLLDLKDLRSVIHFLTSEEGKPELKALGAVSSTTAGVILRTLINLEAEGADTFFGEPEFEPDDLLRLHADGRGVVTLLELGSQAARPVLFSTFLMWVLADLFTTLPEVGDLDKPKLVFFFDEAHLLFADASKAFLEQVEQTVKLIRSKGVGVFFCTQLPTDVPNGVLSQLGARVQHALRAFTPDDEKALRKTVRTYPKTDVYDLQSALSTLGIGEAIVTVLSEQGVPTPVAWTRMRAPRSLMDTIGAEAITAAATASPLQAEYGQTVDRESAYERLAARLAPPPAAPPADLPPVPPPYDIPPMPAPAPEPGLFDKVMDSPAFKSAMRSAGTVIGREITRSIFGTGRRRRRR; this is translated from the coding sequence ATGACCAGTGAGTCGACTGACGGCCGCGCCGCCGGGATCGCCGCGGGCTACGCCACCGAAGGCCAGGCGCTGGAGTTGGGCACCGTCGTCGTCGACGGCGTGGCCGATCCGGCCGCCCGGGTGCGGATCCCGCTGGCGACCGTGAACCGTCACGGCCTGGTCGCCGGCGCGACCGGCACCGGCAAGACGAAGTCGCTGCAGGTGCTCGCCGAACAGTTGTCGGCCGCGGGCGTGCCGGTGCTGATGGCCGATGTGAAAGGCGATCTGTCCGGGCTGGCCCGGCCCGGTGAACCCGGTGAGAAGGTCTCCGAACGGGCCGCCGACACCGGCGACGCCTGGACTCCGACGGCGTACCCGGTCGAGTTCCTGACCCTTGGAACCGGCGGTGTCGGGGTGCCGGTGCGCGCCACGGTGTCCAGCTTCGGCCCGATCCTGCTGTCGAAGGTGTTGGGGCTCAATCAGACTCAGGAGTCGACGCTCGGTTTGATCTTCCACTGGGCCGACCAGAAGGGGTTGCCGCTGCTCGATCTGAAGGATCTGCGGTCGGTGATCCACTTCCTCACCAGCGAAGAGGGGAAACCCGAACTCAAGGCGCTCGGGGCTGTGTCCTCGACGACGGCCGGGGTGATTTTGCGCACGCTGATCAACCTCGAGGCCGAGGGGGCGGACACCTTCTTCGGTGAACCCGAGTTCGAACCCGACGATCTGCTGCGCCTCCACGCTGACGGCCGCGGCGTCGTCACATTGCTCGAACTGGGCAGCCAGGCCGCCCGCCCGGTGCTGTTCTCCACCTTCCTCATGTGGGTGCTGGCCGATCTGTTCACGACGCTGCCGGAGGTCGGTGACCTCGACAAGCCGAAGCTCGTGTTCTTCTTCGACGAGGCGCACCTGCTGTTCGCGGACGCGTCGAAGGCGTTCCTCGAACAGGTCGAACAGACCGTCAAGCTGATCCGGTCCAAGGGCGTCGGCGTGTTCTTCTGCACGCAACTGCCGACCGACGTACCCAACGGCGTGCTGTCACAACTCGGCGCGCGGGTGCAGCACGCGTTGCGCGCGTTCACCCCGGACGACGAGAAGGCGCTGCGCAAGACCGTCCGCACCTACCCGAAAACCGATGTCTACGACCTGCAGTCGGCGCTGTCGACGCTGGGTATCGGCGAGGCGATCGTCACGGTGCTCTCCGAGCAGGGCGTCCCGACGCCGGTGGCGTGGACGCGGATGCGGGCCCCGCGGTCGCTGATGGACACCATCGGCGCCGAGGCGATCACGGCCGCCGCCACGGCCAGCCCGCTGCAGGCCGAGTACGGCCAGACCGTCGACCGTGAATCCGCCTACGAGCGGCTGGCCGCCCGGTTGGCGCCGCCGCCGGCCGCGCCGCCCGCGGACCTGCCGCCGGTTCCGCCGCCGTACGATATTCCGCCCATGCCCGCGCCCGCGCCGGAGCCGGGTCTGTTCGACAAGGTGATGGACAGCCCGGCCTTCAAGAGCGCGATGCGGTCAGCGGGCACCGTCATCGGCCGCGAGATCACCCGCAGCATCTTCGGCACCGGTCGCCGGCGCCGCCGTCGTTAG
- the orn gene encoding oligoribonuclease produces MRDELVWIDCEMTGLDLRSDLLIEIAVLVTDADLNILGDGLDVVIHAPDEALDAMIPVVTEMHTRSGLIEEVRASTVDLATAEEMVLDYIRGHVKQAKTAPLAGNSIATDRGFIARDMAKLDDYLHYRMIDVSSIKELCRRWYPRIYFGQPEKGLAHRALADIHESIRELKYYRQTAFVAPPGPSTSDIAAIAAELGPPGKDAADTDSAAGHTTG; encoded by the coding sequence GTGCGTGACGAACTGGTGTGGATCGACTGCGAGATGACCGGCCTGGATCTGAGGTCGGATCTGCTCATCGAGATCGCGGTGCTGGTCACCGATGCCGACCTGAACATCCTCGGCGACGGGCTCGACGTGGTGATCCACGCGCCCGACGAGGCGCTCGACGCCATGATCCCGGTGGTGACCGAGATGCACACCCGCTCGGGGCTGATCGAGGAGGTGCGTGCCTCCACGGTCGACCTCGCGACGGCCGAGGAGATGGTGCTCGACTACATCCGCGGGCACGTCAAACAGGCCAAGACGGCGCCGCTGGCCGGGAACTCGATCGCCACCGACCGCGGGTTCATCGCCCGCGACATGGCCAAACTCGACGACTATCTGCACTACCGAATGATCGACGTCAGCTCGATCAAGGAGTTGTGCCGCCGGTGGTATCCGCGGATCTACTTCGGTCAGCCCGAGAAAGGTCTTGCGCACCGCGCGCTGGCCGACATCCACGAGTCGATCCGCGAGCTGAAGTACTACCGGCAGACGGCGTTCGTCGCTCCGCCCGGCCCGTCGACCAGCGATATCGCCGCGATCGCCGCCGAGCTCGGCCCGCCCGGCAAGGACGCGGCGGATACCGATTCGGCCGCAGGGCACACGACCGGTTAA
- a CDS encoding DUF3618 domain-containing protein translates to MADRDPEAIKKDIDAARDQLALTVDSLAERANPRRLADDIKTQVIRFVSQPPVAVSLAGVTLLIVVVAVRRRR, encoded by the coding sequence GTGGCGGACCGGGATCCCGAGGCCATCAAGAAGGACATCGACGCTGCTCGCGACCAGTTGGCGCTGACCGTCGATTCGCTGGCCGAGCGGGCCAACCCACGCAGGTTGGCCGACGACATCAAGACTCAGGTGATCCGGTTCGTGTCCCAACCGCCGGTGGCGGTGTCGCTGGCCGGCGTGACCCTGCTCATCGTCGTGGTGGCGGTGCGCCGCCGCCGCTGA
- a CDS encoding L,D-transpeptidase: MWQVRSVTRPRRQRAWWAGMLVVPAMVLGLTSCSSDSEEQAQQVITDKGTPFGDLLVPKLTSSVTDGAVGVAVDSPVTVAAEGGVLGSVTMVNEDGEAVSGKLSQDGLTWATTEPLGYNKSYTLTAKSMGLGGVTSRQMTFETHSPENLTMPYVLPNEGEVVGVGQPVAIRFDENITNRLAAQRAISVKTDPPVEGAFYWLSNQEVRWRPAEYWEPGTKVQVEVNTYGVDLGDGLFGQDNVKTQFTVGDQVVATADDSTKTLTVRRNGAVVKTMPISMGKNSTPTNNGTYIIGDRYSHLVMDSSTYGVPVNSPNGYRTEVDWATQMSYSGIYVHSAPWSVGSQGQSNVSHGCLNVSPSNAKWFFDNTKRGDIVEVVNTVGSVLPGTDGLGDWNIPWEQWQAGNAGV; encoded by the coding sequence ATGTGGCAGGTCCGTTCGGTGACCCGTCCGCGGCGGCAACGAGCCTGGTGGGCGGGCATGCTGGTGGTTCCCGCCATGGTGCTGGGGCTCACCTCGTGTTCGAGCGACTCGGAGGAACAGGCTCAGCAGGTCATCACCGACAAGGGCACCCCGTTCGGTGACCTGTTGGTGCCGAAGCTCACGTCTTCGGTGACCGACGGGGCCGTGGGCGTCGCGGTGGACAGTCCGGTCACCGTCGCGGCCGAAGGTGGCGTCCTGGGCTCGGTGACGATGGTCAACGAGGACGGTGAGGCCGTCTCGGGCAAGTTGAGCCAGGACGGGCTGACCTGGGCCACCACCGAGCCGCTCGGCTACAACAAGAGCTATACGCTCACCGCGAAGTCGATGGGCCTCGGCGGTGTCACCAGCAGGCAGATGACGTTCGAGACGCATTCGCCGGAGAACCTGACGATGCCCTACGTCCTGCCCAACGAGGGTGAGGTCGTCGGCGTCGGTCAGCCGGTGGCGATCCGGTTCGACGAGAACATCACCAACCGGTTGGCGGCGCAGCGGGCCATCTCGGTGAAGACGGACCCGCCCGTCGAGGGTGCGTTCTACTGGCTGAGCAACCAGGAGGTCCGCTGGCGTCCCGCGGAGTACTGGGAGCCGGGCACCAAGGTCCAGGTCGAGGTGAACACCTACGGCGTCGACCTCGGTGACGGGCTGTTCGGCCAGGACAACGTCAAGACCCAGTTCACCGTCGGTGACCAGGTCGTCGCCACCGCCGACGACTCGACGAAGACACTGACGGTCCGGCGGAACGGCGCCGTCGTCAAGACCATGCCGATCTCGATGGGCAAGAACAGCACCCCGACCAACAACGGGACCTACATCATCGGCGACCGGTACTCGCATCTGGTGATGGACTCGTCGACCTACGGGGTGCCGGTCAACTCGCCCAACGGTTATCGCACCGAGGTGGATTGGGCCACCCAGATGTCCTACAGCGGTATCTACGTCCACTCCGCGCCGTGGTCGGTGGGCTCGCAGGGGCAAAGCAACGTCAGCCACGGGTGCCTCAACGTCAGCCCGTCGAACGCCAAGTGGTTCTTCGACAACACCAAGCGCGGGGACATCGTCGAGGTCGTCAACACCGTCGGTTCGGTACTGCCGGGCACCGACGGTCTCGGCGACTGGAACATCCCGTGGGAGCAGTGGCAGGCCGGTAACGCCGGAGTCTGA
- a CDS encoding MFS transporter yields the protein MTQHAPKPPPSAPTAGRARIVAWALWDCGNTGMNAIVATFVFAVYLTGAVGSDLPGDTSATSWLGRAMTVAGLVVAVLAPVTGVWVQAPRRRRVVLTVLTGTAVLLTASMSLIRDDHRYLWAGLVLLACTAACGDLASVPYNAMLRQLAGPQRSGRISGIGWASGYLGSVFLLLLVYVGFVSGDGDTRGLLGIPVSDGQNIRAAMLLAAAWFLLFALPLLLTVPPHLPGADEVDPDQPSGVFAAYRRLWTEIAGEWRRDRNIVYYLLASAVFRDGLAGVFAFGAVLGVSVYGISEADVLLFGVSACVVAAVGAVIGGLIDDRVGSKPVIVVSLTAMIAVGLTLLSLSGPSAFWVCGLLLCLFIGPTQSSARTLMLRMSPPGKEGVAFGLYTTTGRAVAFLAPWLFFMFIDLFDSDRAGMAGLCVVLAAGLAAMLAVRAPHRRPALAHADAEGQP from the coding sequence GTGACCCAACACGCGCCGAAACCCCCGCCCTCGGCGCCGACCGCCGGCCGAGCCCGCATCGTCGCGTGGGCCCTGTGGGACTGCGGGAACACCGGGATGAACGCGATCGTCGCGACGTTCGTGTTCGCGGTGTACCTCACCGGCGCGGTGGGTTCGGATCTTCCCGGCGACACCTCGGCCACCAGTTGGCTGGGCCGCGCGATGACCGTGGCCGGTCTGGTGGTGGCGGTGCTGGCCCCGGTGACCGGGGTGTGGGTGCAGGCCCCACGCCGGCGACGGGTGGTGCTGACCGTGCTGACCGGCACCGCGGTCCTGCTCACGGCGTCGATGAGCCTGATCCGCGACGACCACCGCTACCTGTGGGCGGGTCTGGTGCTGCTGGCCTGCACCGCGGCGTGCGGCGATCTGGCCAGCGTCCCCTACAACGCGATGCTGCGGCAGTTGGCCGGCCCGCAGCGGTCGGGACGGATCTCCGGAATAGGCTGGGCGTCAGGCTATCTCGGCAGCGTCTTCCTGCTGCTGCTGGTGTACGTGGGTTTTGTCTCCGGCGACGGCGACACCCGTGGCCTGCTCGGCATCCCGGTTTCCGACGGTCAGAACATCCGCGCGGCGATGCTGCTTGCCGCCGCCTGGTTCCTGCTCTTCGCGCTGCCCCTGCTGCTCACGGTGCCGCCACATCTGCCCGGCGCCGACGAGGTCGACCCGGATCAGCCCTCCGGGGTGTTCGCCGCCTACCGCAGGCTGTGGACGGAGATCGCCGGCGAATGGCGGCGCGACCGCAACATCGTCTACTACCTGCTCGCCAGTGCGGTGTTCCGCGACGGACTCGCCGGGGTGTTCGCCTTCGGTGCGGTGCTCGGGGTGAGCGTCTACGGCATCTCCGAGGCCGACGTCCTGCTGTTCGGTGTGAGCGCATGTGTGGTGGCCGCGGTCGGGGCGGTCATCGGTGGTCTGATCGACGACCGGGTGGGCTCGAAACCGGTGATCGTGGTGTCGCTGACCGCGATGATCGCGGTCGGTCTGACGCTGCTGAGCCTGTCGGGCCCGTCGGCGTTCTGGGTGTGCGGTCTGCTGCTGTGCCTGTTCATCGGCCCGACGCAGTCCTCGGCACGCACGTTGATGCTGCGGATGTCGCCGCCCGGTAAGGAGGGTGTCGCGTTCGGCCTCTACACCACGACGGGCCGGGCGGTGGCGTTCCTCGCGCCGTGGCTGTTCTTCATGTTCATCGACCTGTTCGACAGCGACCGCGCGGGCATGGCGGGGCTGTGCGTGGTGCTGGCCGCCGGGCTGGCGGCCATGCTCGCGGTGCGCGCACCGCACCGCCGGCCGGCGTTAGCGCATGCCGACGCAGAAGGTCAGCCCTGA